In one window of Syngnathus typhle isolate RoL2023-S1 ecotype Sweden linkage group LG7, RoL_Styp_1.0, whole genome shotgun sequence DNA:
- the LOC133156584 gene encoding semaphorin-4B-like, producing the protein MARLPLCALLLAVALRSAAAATEHDVTPRLTFSYNAEERRCRSFSVGGVFNFTSLLLSKEDNALFVGARETLFALDLSDVGALKPQRALSWTTPDKKRGECSFKGKDLLTDCFNYIKILLRVNGTHLYVCGTFAFSPICAYVNTANFSLVRSHSGEIVTEDGRGRCPFNPDYRSTAIMADGELYAGTVSNFQGNEPVISRSLGQGSSLKTENSLNWLQDPAFVGSAYIRETLPEGGPMGDGDKIYFFFSEAGKEFDFFDNTVVSRIARVCKGDLGGERVLQKKWTTFLKAQLSCSLPDDGFPFNIVRDVFVLTPSPQEWKSTVFYGVFTSQWYNGASGTSAVCSFTMEQVEKAFSGRFREVNRETQQWSTYNHPVPEPRPGACITDAARKQGVLSSLHMPDKVLNFVKDHFLMDSVLRSQPLLLKRHARYTRIAVHQVAAAAAAAAREAYYRVLFIGTDDGRLHKAVSVKNKMHVIEEVLLFRRSQPVRHMQLDAEKGFLYVSTFSELVEVPLANCTNYLSCGECILSRDPYCAWNGRRCVRVTQAAPRDVLLQDVDNADASALCDETAAGPHTSSCQAVVIPPNTFQVLPCELRSKLARRSWVFSETSAHSRYLGSEGGLAVVAAAQPDGQETYECWSVEEGFWQLLANYCVRGQAQREDAGARTGWTRTPAASRDGDVVPPGHDGSPQIDAKTYWNELVVVCALLAFSLLVLALFVIYRNAGRGVKSVLKEGERPGTRHKKPAENLPLNSDAAAVPAPANHRGYRTLHDSRGSPPRERSSPEAGFSESGGMPPTQHSDDGPRPRVRLGSDIKDSVV; encoded by the exons ATGGCCCGCCTCCCGCTCTGCGCTCTGCTACTCGCCGTCGCTCTGCgctcggccgccgccgccaccgagcACGACGTCACCCCTCGACTCACCTTCTCCTACA ATGCAGAGGAGAGACGATGCAGGAGTTTCTCTGTGGGCGGAGTCTTCAACTTCACGTCACTGCTGCTCAGCAAGGAGGACAACGCGCTGTTTGTGGGCGCCCGCGAGACTCTCTTTGCGCTCGACCTGTCGGACGTCGGCGCGCTCAAGCCGCAAAGAGCT CTCTCGTGGACAACTCCGGACAAGAAACGAGgcgagtgcagtttcaaaggaAAAGACTTGCTG ACGGATTGCTTCAACTACATCAAGATCTTACTGCGAGTGAACGGCACTCATCTGTACGTGTGCGGAACGTTCGCCTTCAGCCCCATCTGCGCTTACGTC AACACTGCCAACTTCTCCCTGGTCAGAAGTCACTCCGGCGAGATTGTCACAGAGGACGGGCGCGGCCGCTGTCCTTTCAACCCCGACTACCGGTCCACCGCCATCATGGCCG ACGGAGAGCTGTATGCCGGCACCGTCAGTAATTTCCAGGGAAACGAGCCCGTCATTTCCAGGAGTCTCGGCCAAGGAAGCTCTCTCAAGACGGAAAACTCCCTCAACTGGCTTCAAG ATCCGGCTTTCGTGGGCTCCGCCTACATCCGAGAGACCCTGCCCGAGGGCGGCCCGATGGGCGACGGCGATAAGATTTACTTCTTCTTCAGCGAGGCAGGAAAGGAGTTTGATTTCTTTGACAACACCGTGGTGTCGCGCATCGCCCGCGTGTGCAAG GGGGACCTGGGAGGAGAGAGGGTCCTGCAGAAGAAGTGGACCACCTTTCTCAAGGCGCAACTGTCTTGCTCGCTGCCCGACGACGGCTTCCCCTTCAACATCGTCCGGGATGTGTTTGTGCTGACGCCCAGCCCGCAGGAGTGGAAGAGCACCGTCTTTTACGGAGTCTTCACCTCGCAGTG GTACAATGGCGCCTCGGGAACCTCCGCCGTGTGTTCCTTCACTATGGAGCAAGTGGAAAAAGCCTTCAGCGGCCGATTCCGCGAGGTGAACCGAGAAACCCAGCAGTGGTCCACCTACAACCATCCCGTCCCGGAACCCCGGCCTGGAGCG TGTATCACCGACGCGGCCCGCAAACAAGGTGTCCTGTCCTCGCTGCACATGCCGGACAAGGTGCTGAATTTTGTCAAAGACCACTTCCTGATGGACAGCGTGCTGCGCAGCCAGCCTCTGCTGCTCAAGCGCCACGCTCGCTACACACGGATCGCTGTCCATcaagtggcggcggcggcggcggcggcggcccgtgAGGCCTACTACCGAGTGCTCTTCATCGGCACAG ACGACGGGAGACTCCATAAAGCCGTGAGTGTGAAAAACAAGATGCACGTCATCGAGGAGGTGCTGCTCTTCCGCCGCTCGCAGCCTGTGCGGCACATGCAACTGGACGCGGAAAAG GGTTTTCTCTACGTTTCCACTTTCTCCGAACTGGTGGAGGTCCCGCTAGCCAACTGCACTAATTACCTGAGCTGCGGCGAGTGCATCCTCTCCAGGGACCCGTACTGTGCCTGGAACGGCAGGCGCTGCGTCCGTGTCACACAGGCTGCGCCGAGAGA CGTGCTGCTGCAGGATGTGGACAACGCGGACGCTTCGGCACTTTGCGACGAGACGGCGGCCGGCCCAC aCACGTCTTCTTGCCAGGCGGTTGTCATCCCCCCCAACACTTTCCAAGTGCTGCCTTGCGAGCTGCGGTCCAAGCTGGCCCGGAGGTCGTGGGTGTTCAGCGAGACTTCGGCTCACTCGCGCTACCTCGGCTCGGAGGGGGGGctggcggtggtggcggcggctcaGCCTGACGGCCAAGAGACCTACGAGTGCTGGTCGGTAGAGGAAGGCTTCTGGCAGCTGCTGGCCAACTACTGCGTGCGCGGCCAGGCCCAGCGCGAGGACGCCGGTGCCCGGACCGGCTGGACCCGCACCCCGGCCGCCTCGAGGGACGGCGATGTCGTCCCGCCCGGTCACGACGGCTCCCCGCAGATCGACGCCAAGACCTACTGGAACGAGCTGGTTGTGGTGTGCGCCCTCCTGGCCTTCTCCCTGCTGGTCTTGGCGCTCTTTGTCATCTACAGAAACGCCGGGCGCGGCGTGAAGTCTGTGCTGAAGGAGGGCGAGCGCCCCGGCACGCGACACAAAAAGCCCGCCGAGAACCTGCCCCTCAACAGCGACGCGGCGGCCGTCCCGGCGCCGGCCAACCACAGGGGCTACCGGACGCTTCACGACAGCCGCGGCTCACCGCCGCGGGAGCGCTCGTCGCCGGAGGCCGGGTTCTCCGAGTCGGGCGGAATGCCGCCCACGCAGCATTCGGACGACGGCCCGCGGCCTCGAGTCAGACTGGGATCCGACATCAAAGACTCGGTGGTGTAA